The sequence TGGATTCAGCCAAGTGATACTAATCGCTCGATCGGCTTGACCATATTACAATATACACGTGCTAAACGTGTATGTCATTGAAAGCATTGTTTGTTAACTTATATGTCGTATACAAATGTTGGGAGAAGCTCTGAATGGAAAAGTTCAGGGCTTTTTTTAGTTGTGAGAATTTTTTTCTTCAATCTCAGGTTACCCTTGCAGAATGTATTTCCATCGGAGGCGGCGCAGGATTGCGGAGCTCGCGAGTCTGGGCAAGGACGCCCAGTCGAGCAGGAGATGGGAAGGCATTCTGCTGTGTCTCCGCAGGCTTTCCCTCGATCCTGGTTGATAAGAATCAATTCTGGAAAAGGAAAAGAACAGAACCTCTGTCGTATACATTTGTTGGGAGAAGCCTTTGGTCATAAGATCAAGGGCTTTTTTTATGTCTTGAGGGGAGAGTGGTTAAAGCTTTAAATCTGTTCAGGGGTAAATAGATGGCTTCGTATAATACGATTTCTTAGCTTTTCATGTTGGTGAAAAGTAAATCTATATTTTTGACAAATGTATGGAAGAAATAAAATTGCCAATCATGGGCATTCTAAATGATTAAATATCGGCCTGAGATAGATGGTTTACGCGCAGTCGCAGTAATATCTGTTATCTTTTTCCATGCAGGTTTTACCTTCTTTGAAGGCGGATTCATCGGTGTTGATGTTTTTTTTGTAATTAGCGGATTTCTTGTAACATCTACAATACTAACGGAATTGGAGAAAGACCAATTTTCTATCATTAACTTTTATGAAAGACGTGCGCGGCGAATATTGCCAGCTTTGTTTTTTCTTTTAGCTATCAGCTTCCCTATTGCATGGATTGTTTTTTTACCCAAAGACCTTGAAAGCTATCTTAAAAGCTTAAGTGCAATTCCAATATTTAGTGCAAACGTTTTTTTTTTAAAGGATGTTGAGTATTTTTCAACGGCATCAGAATTAAAGCCACTACTACATACATGGAGTCTTGCTGTTGAGGAGCAGTATTATATTTTTTTTCCTCTACTAATTTTGTTTACTAGAACAAGAAACAAAAAAAGCAAGAGACAAATTTTATTCGTTATTTTGCTTTTTCTTGCCAGCGTAAGTTTAATCTATTCGCAGAATTTGTCTTCCTCAAAAGTCTCTACAAACTTCTATTTACTTCCAAGTAGATTTTGGGAAATTGCAATAGGTTCTATTCTTGCATTCATTCCTACATCTGTTTATATGATTTCAACTTCGAAAAAACAATTACTAAGCTTTGTTGGTATTAGTTTGATTCTTCTTTCGGTAGTTATGTTTAGGCGAGATACACCTTGGCCAAGTTTTTATACTTTGATTCCGACTATTGGAACAGTATTCATTATTATGTTTGCAAATACTTCTGATACATTTGTTGGGAGTCTATTGAGTAATAAATTTTTTGTACAGATAGGGCTTATTTCTTACAGTGCTTATTTATGGCATCAACCAATTTTTGCATTTAGTCGTTATACCTTTAGTTCAAATTATTTAAATACATATACTATGTTTATTTTATCTTTTCTTTCGATGTTCCTTGCTTATAGTAGCTGGAAATATTTTGAGCTGCCTTTTCGAGATAAAATACGATTCCCTCGCGTGCTTTTGTTTAGACTAAGTTTAATTCTCAGTTTATTCTTTATTGTGTTTGGCTATTCACTTTCCAGGGTATTTCGTTATTTTCAAGGAGAATCAATTGTCGCAAAACAATTATTAAGTAAGGGATTCGCCTATGCAAAACTCATTTCAGATGAGCGTATTTTTGTAAGGGAGCGAATTCATCTCCAAGATAAAAGTCCTGATATACTGATTATTGGGTCATCAAGAATCATGTCTATTGATGGTATTTTGGGTAAAGAGTCTTTGGGACTTGGAGTAAGTGGTGCCTCAATTGAAGATGACATTGCAATCGTATACATGAGTACTAGGAAATTGAACCCTAGCAAAATTTTGATCGGTGCAGATCCTTGGCTGTTTAATCTAAATTGCGGTCATGAACGCTGGAAATCCTTAGCAAGTGAGTATTATGAAGCCCTTGGAGAAAAAACTCAAAACAAAAATAGTCCAAAAGAAATCAACTCATTAGGATATTCAATAATCAATTTATATGAAACATTAAATTTTTCTTTGAAAAACTCCCCAATAGATGATGCGACTGAGTTTCATGCTAAGATTCGTCGTGATGGGTATCATATTTATGACCTTATCTATAGTTCTAAGTCGCAAAAGGAAATTGAATCTGAATTTAATGCTCAGATAAACTATGGTATGGATCAATATGTTTTTTCGCCTAAAGCTAAAATGGAATTTATAGATATGCTTCGAGAGCAGTCTCAAAAAAGGGAAGTAGCTTTAATTTTGACGCCATACCACCCGCAGTTATATGAGAAAATGAAGAAAGAAAAGCCGATTTTTCTAATAATCGAAAAAGAGTTTCGGGATCTCGCTAGGGAAAATAATATTTTAATCATTGGTTCATATGATCCAGATAAAGTAGGTTGTGCAGCGGATGAGTTTTATGACGGAATGCACCCTCGTGCCCAATGTATGAAAAAAGTAATGAGTCAAACATCATTTTCTCATAAGAAATAGATCCGAATTTGCTTTGTTAGAATTCAAAGATTAAATTTAGCCATAGAGTTATTCCTTTCTTCTAATACACCTGGATTAGCTCTGAATGACAGAACTCCCGAAGGTGTATCTTTAGAAAAAAATCTCTTTTTACTCAATACAACGTACTCTGGACTCTCGACTTATGATTTCGGATTTCATTTATCGATTTGGGAGAAGTTCTTAGGTAAGTTTAACTGAGTATGGTTCGTATTTTAAAGGAGCCTATGGAATTTTAGGAATGATGATTTTAGGGATGGGGCTTTCCGGTTTAAAAGGTGGAGGTCATCTTGATTGGAAATTTATTAACCTTTCTCTTGTTTTTAAGTTTATTCTTTGGCCACTTTTAATGTTTGGTTTGATTGCATTGGATCATTATATCCTTCACTATCTAAATCCAGAGTTTTATATAGTGGCGATCATATTTGCATTAGTGCCAATGGCAGGGAATACGGTGACTCTCGCGGTTTTACTCAAGACGAAACCGGAAAAAGCTTCCATCGTCGTTTTTATTAGTACGGTGATTGCGATTCTTTATATTCCCCTTATGCTTGTTCTTACAAGTTTACTTCCGTTTCCAGTTCCTCCGGACTTTCTACCCACAATGCATGGACAGTATCAAAAAATTCTTTTACCTTCCGTATCTTGCCTTCTTGTAAGGTAAAGAGAAAATGATAATGGTTGTTATACTGTTTCCCTGTGGACTTTCGAATTCCGAGTGATTCTGCAACTACGCTCACTCGGTCTTCTTCTGCCGTCATTTCTTTCAAGGTGAACTGGAAGTTTTCAAATGCTCTAAAGATCATTTTAAATCCAAAGGATATCTTTTTTAAGTCGTAATCACCAGAAACCGGTATATTTCCTAAAATCCACCAATGTAAGTCATCATCTAATAATGCGAATGCTTCTTTCATATTTCGTTCATTCAGATGATTAAAAAAATCGGTAACTATCTTTTTATTAGCAGGTAAGTTCATATGAAATTCCTTCCCAATCGGTATTTTTTGAAAACCAGAGTTAATATGTAGACCAATTGGTCTACGTTTAGTAGCAGGTGCATCTTCTGTCGATCGAAAACTATCGTAAAAAAATATCATCCATTATTTACGTAATTTTGATTCGCGTAAATCAACCTATAAACTTTATGTAGCACTTTTGCTTCTCGGAATGTTTGGTTTTCTGACAAGAAAATGGATGAGGTGGAAA is a genomic window of Leptospira brenneri containing:
- a CDS encoding nuclear transport factor 2 family protein, giving the protein MIFFYDSFRSTEDAPATKRRPIGLHINSGFQKIPIGKEFHMNLPANKKIVTDFFNHLNERNMKEAFALLDDDLHWWILGNIPVSGDYDLKKISFGFKMIFRAFENFQFTLKEMTAEEDRVSVVAESLGIRKSTGKQYNNHYHFLFTLQEGKIRKVKEFFDTVHALWVESPEELETEVNL
- a CDS encoding acyltransferase family protein; the protein is MIKYRPEIDGLRAVAVISVIFFHAGFTFFEGGFIGVDVFFVISGFLVTSTILTELEKDQFSIINFYERRARRILPALFFLLAISFPIAWIVFLPKDLESYLKSLSAIPIFSANVFFLKDVEYFSTASELKPLLHTWSLAVEEQYYIFFPLLILFTRTRNKKSKRQILFVILLFLASVSLIYSQNLSSSKVSTNFYLLPSRFWEIAIGSILAFIPTSVYMISTSKKQLLSFVGISLILLSVVMFRRDTPWPSFYTLIPTIGTVFIIMFANTSDTFVGSLLSNKFFVQIGLISYSAYLWHQPIFAFSRYTFSSNYLNTYTMFILSFLSMFLAYSSWKYFELPFRDKIRFPRVLLFRLSLILSLFFIVFGYSLSRVFRYFQGESIVAKQLLSKGFAYAKLISDERIFVRERIHLQDKSPDILIIGSSRIMSIDGILGKESLGLGVSGASIEDDIAIVYMSTRKLNPSKILIGADPWLFNLNCGHERWKSLASEYYEALGEKTQNKNSPKEINSLGYSIINLYETLNFSLKNSPIDDATEFHAKIRRDGYHIYDLIYSSKSQKEIESEFNAQINYGMDQYVFSPKAKMEFIDMLREQSQKREVALILTPYHPQLYEKMKKEKPIFLIIEKEFRDLARENNILIIGSYDPDKVGCAADEFYDGMHPRAQCMKKVMSQTSFSHKK
- a CDS encoding AEC family transporter — encoded protein: MILGMGLSGLKGGGHLDWKFINLSLVFKFILWPLLMFGLIALDHYILHYLNPEFYIVAIIFALVPMAGNTVTLAVLLKTKPEKASIVVFISTVIAILYIPLMLVLTSLLPFPVPPDFLPTMHGQYQKILLPSVSCLLVR